TTATGGTAAGGTGATGAGCATGGATAGGATGACAGCACTGGCTTTGCTGGGCTTCATAATTGCCACGGGAGTGACAATGGGCCTATACCAAATAAACTTCCAGGGATTCACCCACCTAACCAATTATTCAAAGACACCCGCATACTCACTGGCCGGCACCCAATTATTTAAGAATGGCACATTACTACTGCACGTCATCAGGGTAGCTGGTCCAGACACCTACGGCGGATTCATAGTGCTTGTACAAGTACTCTACCCAAACGGCACGGTAGCCTATGAGTGGAACTCTACATATTTAGGCCACATATCGCAGTACGACATCATAAATAAGTACAATTTACCAGGGCACCTAGTGCACTCTGATGGCTTCGCACTCGTAGTGCCACTAGGCCAATCAGCCATTGTTAAGCTCTATGCCCCAGTAACCTTTAGTCCAGGTACATACATAGTCAGGGTCTACGATGCTGATGGGCAATACGAGGCATATGGTATTAAGTTCCAGGTATACGTAACGGTTAACGAATAATCACTAATTAATTAAATTACGGTTAAAAATAAGAATTTCAATTTCTTCTCTCACAGCATCAAATCTTAACCTCCCTCCTAAGTTCCTCAATTAATGGAGTTATGTACTTAACCCTCCTCCTAACCTCATCAATTCCTATCCTGACCTCGTGAAAGCCATTGATATGTAGGAAGTATGCCGCATCCCAAGCCCTTTCCACTATTTCACCAAGCTTTGACGCTGCATTGTCCAGTAGGCTTACTGTCCACCTACCCTTGCTCAGGGCTTCTTTGGCCTCGTCTAAGCCCCTGACAATAGCTAAGGCCTTGATACACTCTTCCACCGCCTTATACAACTTCTCGCTGGCTTGCATTACGTCACCTTTATCAACGAAACTTAAACCCTCGTTAAATGCCGTCAATGCTAATTCTGCATGTGCCCTTGCGGCATCTGATGGGTCTAGTTCGAGTTTTGTCGTTAGGATATCAATTATGTAATCAACATCAAGGCCCCTCCTCCTGAGCACATCAATTAATGACTGAGGTATACTCATACTATGTATAATCCTTAGCTTAATTAATTATAAATCTTCTCAATATCTATTCAGGGCTTATGCTGTAAATCCTAACTAGGACAACTAGCTTAACAGTCTCACGCTTAGGTTGTTTTATCCAGACCATGGGCTCATTATTCCTTGGTGGTGCATATGAAGAACTTAACCCTAGACTCAATAAAACTCTTAAGCAATAATCTCCTCTTTAACTGGTCCATATACCTAGACATCGCTAATAATCACTAGTCAATATCACTAATATCCATGTAATTACCCTAAACTTGCCAGTCCGGGAAAACGTCAATTACGTGCCCAATCTCCAGAAATAAATGGGTATAATAAATAATTGGTGTATTGCACAAAGTGCCGGGTTTACAGTCAACAGAAACATGGTTAACACAATGAACATATTTCTTAAGGATACCTAAGCATGTGTGGGTTCACCAAGGTCACCCTGAACGTTCTTCTAATGAGAAATGAAAGGGGAAGAAGAAACAGGTATGAAGGAATGAGGACTATAATCACAGACACCACTTGCTAATAATCAACAAAGAGACCTGAACCCTTACCCATCCAACCACCTTCCTAACTCAAGAACTCTCTTGGTCTTACCTTCAGTATATATTTTATAGAATGATCCATTAATAGCATTTAGTAAGGCTACTAAATCACACCTTGGGTATGCCTTTGTAAATGCTCCTGCTCCATGCGTATCCTGCCTCAAATAGTACTATGAACATTATGAACCAGAGCAATGTACTGATTAGTGTTGGATCTGGGTTCACTATGGCTATTGCCACTAAAACGCCGAAGTATATGTAGGGCCTATTCCTAGAGAGCATGTCAGGGGTTACAAAACCAACCTGCGTTAGTAAGGCCATTATTACTGGAGTCTCGAAGAGGAAACCTGCAAAAAATAACGTGGCTATGAAGGTGTCCAGGAAACCACTCGTAGTAAGTAAGTGCACAAAACCAAATAGGCAACTCCAGAATAGGCTTATCCTCAGGAAGGCTGGGAATACGAAGTAATAACCAATGAACATGCCTATATAAAATAATACCGTAGCTATCCAGACATACCTCCTAACAGCCCTGAGCTCATGCGGATAAAGAGCTGGCTTAACGTATTGATATACTTCATAAATAAGCACTGGTATTGTAACAAGTAATGCAATCACCATGCTAAGCTCAACGCTGAAGACAAAGGGGCCGAGTACCGTAGTCGATATAATGCCTATAGGCTGAGTGGAATTACCAATAATGTAATTACTGGCACAGGATACGGACTTAGCTGAGGAGATTACTTGATTAAGTATGTAGCTCTTGAATATGTAGGCGATTATTGGGTTGTACTTCATGGTGAAGAACCCAATGGCTATCTGGACAATGTTATTACTATGAACGCCAGGCATTGGTAACCAAAGAGCTGCAAAGACTATTGCGAAGACTATCAAGGCCCTCCTCAATCTAACCCCAAGTTCACGAATATGCTCCCAAAAGGGTAACTCTCTGTCAAATGGAGGTTTATTCTCACCTTCACTCATTATTACCTATGAAGTTAAATACTGGGTAAAAATTCCTTTTTCACATAAATGATAAGTAAATAGATATAACAATTATTATAGGAACATTGCTTATTTCAAAAAAGATAAAGTTCTGTATTTATTTTACCCATGATTGACATGAGTGTGAGTGTTAGGTTTAGGGTTTGGGTTGAGGTTGGTGGTAGGCATGTTATTGGTCCTGGTGGTTATGAGATTCTTAAGGCTGTTGATGAGGTTGGTTCGATTAGTGGTGCCGCCCGTAAGTTGAGCATGTCGTATCGTTTCATTTGGAATTACATTGATAGGATGGAGAAGACACTGGGCATTAAACTGGTTGATGCATGGAAGGGAGGTAGAGGAAGGGGTGGAGCAAAACTAACACCAGAAGGACAAGCCCTACTACAGTACTACGAAGAAATACTCAAGGAAATGAACGAAATAGCAAACAAATGGACACAACAATTAACGGAAAGGCTAAAGAACATGGGTGAGGAAGGTCAATAGTTATTTTATTTATTATTACTTGATAGCTTCTTCATTATTTCATCTATTACCTCCTGCCTAGATCTTCCCTGCGTGCTTATGTTTAGGGCTTTGGCTATCCTGAGCAGGTCTGGGTCTATTGCATCGTTTATTGTCCTTTTTATATCCAATGTGGTATTGTTTATTGATGCCTTTGTCTCGTTAATAGGTTCATTAATCTCCCTGAGGAAGTCATCCATTGACCTCCTGGCCCAACTATACCACTTGCCAAGTTCCCTGGCTATCCTAGGCAAGGCCTCTGGTTTCCAGGCGATTAGGATTAGGAAGAATAGAAAGATCAAAATACTGGTCTGCTCATCAAGGACTAGGTAGATGTGCATTTTGAGTCCCTTGAGCATCCCTTACTTACTTGTTACTTAGCCTCCAATTAATCTCCTTGATTAAATCCTCCTCAGACTTACCCTTAGTATTAATTCCAAGTCTCTCGGCAATCTCAAGAACCTTTGGATCAACACTGGGCTTCTCCACAACGGTTTTCTGCTGACCTAACATATTATTAATCTCCGTGAGCAACTCATCCCTGGTCTTACCCGTTGGGTCTATGCCCAACTTCCTGGCAACCTCAATAAGCTCAGGCTCCGGCTCATTCTCAGCAGCACCACGCTTAAACTCCCTAATTGACTGACCAAGGCTCCTAGCCAACTGAGGAATCTTACTCGGACCCCAAATAACAAGGACAATGAAGGCTATGATAATCAAAATCAAGGTCTGAGTATCAATAAACAAAACAACACCCATCAATATGGGTATCATAGGTTAACTTAAAAACTTTGCTAACAATTATATGAAAATTCTTACCTGAATTAATAAATGAAATTGAATGTAAGAGTAAAGACATTAACCCTTTATTAAAAGTAGAGCTGAAATTAACCACCACAACCATTATAAACTCCTAACTAAGTTCCTATGAATAACTGCTAATAGAACCAATGTAATTAGCGTTAGGAGCGGTAGTACTATTAATGAATAGTGTATTAATTCGAGAACATTGATATCAAATACACTCATAACAATCATCGCCATTGGTGAAACGCTGAAGGCGGGTGCCGTACAAACTCCCAATCCACAGGCCGAACCGATAAACGCTGCCGTGCCTGTAGACGCTGCAATACCCACGGTACTACCAATAGCACTACCTAACCTGCTAATTATGCGTTTGGTCGCGATCCTCAACTGCAGGTAAGAAATACTAATTATTAACCACGTACTCAATACCAGGTTAACAATGCCTATTATCATGAGCGTTAAATTAACTGGATTAATTAATGGGAAATTATTAGGGGTTATGTAATTAGAATTCGTTACCCTCAGAATGCCTGAACTAACTAGGTAAGTGATCACCGCTGGTATCAACAATAATAGGTATAATTGAATTAATTTTTTATTGA
This is a stretch of genomic DNA from Vulcanisaeta moutnovskia 768-28. It encodes these proteins:
- a CDS encoding TQO small subunit DoxA domain-containing protein; the encoded protein is MDRMTALALLGFIIATGVTMGLYQINFQGFTHLTNYSKTPAYSLAGTQLFKNGTLLLHVIRVAGPDTYGGFIVLVQVLYPNGTVAYEWNSTYLGHISQYDIINKYNLPGHLVHSDGFALVVPLGQSAIVKLYAPVTFSPGTYIVRVYDADGQYEAYGIKFQVYVTVNE
- a CDS encoding PaREP1 family protein, whose protein sequence is MSIPQSLIDVLRRRGLDVDYIIDILTTKLELDPSDAARAHAELALTAFNEGLSFVDKGDVMQASEKLYKAVEECIKALAIVRGLDEAKEALSKGRWTVSLLDNAASKLGEIVERAWDAAYFLHINGFHEVRIGIDEVRRRVKYITPLIEELRREVKI
- a CDS encoding DNA replication protein DnaD translates to MLKGLKMHIYLVLDEQTSILIFLFFLILIAWKPEALPRIARELGKWYSWARRSMDDFLREINEPINETKASINNTTLDIKRTINDAIDPDLLRIAKALNISTQGRSRQEVIDEIMKKLSSNNK
- a CDS encoding winged helix-turn-helix domain-containing protein, translating into MSVSVRFRVWVEVGGRHVIGPGGYEILKAVDEVGSISGAARKLSMSYRFIWNYIDRMEKTLGIKLVDAWKGGRGRGGAKLTPEGQALLQYYEEILKEMNEIANKWTQQLTERLKNMGEEGQ
- a CDS encoding Sec-independent protein translocase subunit TatA/TatB, with protein sequence MGVVLFIDTQTLILIIIAFIVLVIWGPSKIPQLARSLGQSIREFKRGAAENEPEPELIEVARKLGIDPTGKTRDELLTEINNMLGQQKTVVEKPSVDPKVLEIAERLGINTKGKSEEDLIKEINWRLSNK
- the tatC gene encoding twin-arginine translocase subunit TatC encodes the protein MSEGENKPPFDRELPFWEHIRELGVRLRRALIVFAIVFAALWLPMPGVHSNNIVQIAIGFFTMKYNPIIAYIFKSYILNQVISSAKSVSCASNYIIGNSTQPIGIISTTVLGPFVFSVELSMVIALLVTIPVLIYEVYQYVKPALYPHELRAVRRYVWIATVLFYIGMFIGYYFVFPAFLRISLFWSCLFGFVHLLTTSGFLDTFIATLFFAGFLFETPVIMALLTQVGFVTPDMLSRNRPYIYFGVLVAIAIVNPDPTLISTLLWFIMFIVLFEAGYAWSRSIYKGIPKV